The Primulina eburnea isolate SZY01 chromosome 13, ASM2296580v1, whole genome shotgun sequence genome includes a region encoding these proteins:
- the LOC140810242 gene encoding surfeit locus protein 1-like, whose product MASPFIARNMRRRVGPAVNLKWAPQLSLYSTSAPAISAPNVEQEKRARSIWSKLLLFIPGAITFGLGTWQIFRRQEKIKMLEFRQSRLGIEPLKGNQILSSTGNPDSLEFRRIQCRGVFDDKKSIYIGPRSRSISGVTENGYYLITPLIPVLGDVESLQSPVLVNRGWVPRSWRDKALHVPEDDRLSSSSSTPTKESAKISWWQFWSNKPKKLEEHDAAVITVEVVGVIRGSEKPSIFVPPNDPGNSQWFYVDVPAIAQACGLSEKTIYVEAINDNIKASSPYPVPKDANALIHSSVMPQDHLNYTVTWYSLSAAVTFMAIKRLKPRKSRT is encoded by the exons ATGGCATCACCTTTCATAGCAAGGAATATGCGGCGGCGAGTGGGTCCCGCAGTCAATCTCAAGTGGGCACCGCAATTATCTCTGTATTCAACTTCTGCACCTGCCATCTCTGCACCTAATGTAGAACAAG AGAAAAGGGCGAGGTCAATATGGTCGAAGCTACTTCTTTTTATACCGGGTGCTATTACTTTTGGCCTCGGCACTTGGCAGATCTTCAGAAGACAAGAAAAG ATAAAAATGCTAGAGTTTCGGCAAAGTAGACTTGGAATCGAACCACTTAAAGGCAATCAAATCTTGTCATCCACTGGCAACCCTGATTCTCTGGAGTTTAGGAGAATACAATGTAGAGGTGTTTTTGATGACAAGAAGTCAATATATATTGGCCCACGTTCGAGGAGCATTTCTGGAGTCACTGAAAACGGATACTACCTTATAACGCCCCTTATTCCAGTCCTTGGTGATGTTGAAAG TCTGCAATCACCTGTGTTAGTCAATAGAGGGTGGGTGCCGCGTAGTTGGAGAGACAAGGCATTGCatgtaccagaggatgatagaCTGTCAAGCAGTTCTTCCACCCCAACTAAAGAGAGTGCAAAAATTTCTTGGTGGCAGTTTTGGTCTAACAAACCAAAAAAACTCGAG GAGCATGATGCAGCTGTCATCACAGTAGAAGTCGTTGGTGTTATACGTGGTAGTGAGAAGCCAAGCATATTTGTGCCACCAAATGATCCTGGTAACTCGCAGTGGTTTTATGTTGATGTTCCAGCAATTGCTCAAGCTTGTGgactttctgagaaaacaatcTATGTGGAAGCTatcaatgacaatatcaaagcAAGCAGCCCCTACCCTGTTCCAAAGGATGCCAATGCGCTTATTCATAGTTCAGTAATGCCGCAAGATCATCTTAATTATACAGTAACATG GTACTCACTTTCTGCTGCAGTAACATTCATGGCTATCAAGAGACTCAAACCAAGAAAGAGTAGGACGTAG
- the LOC140808806 gene encoding lysine-specific demethylase REF6-like — MAAEVNCGASFEVPPWLKSMPVAPEYHPTLAEFQDPIGYIFKIEKEAAKYGICKIVPPVPAGSRKTVIANFNRSLLARAKELSPGATFTTRQQQIGFCPRKHRPVKKSVWLSGEKYTLSEFETKAKSFEKSYLKKYGKKELLALEMETLFWNATVDKPFYVEYANDMPGSAFVTRRSNGKKSEGVVTVGETDWNMRGVSRVSVSLLRFMKEEIPGVTSPMVYIAMMFSWFAWHVEDHDFHSLNYLHMGAGKTWYGVPHEAAFAFEDVISEHGYAGEINPLVTFATLGEKTTVMSPEVLLNAGVPCCRLVQNAGEFVVTFPRAYHSGFSHGFNCGEAANIATPEWLRVAKDAAIRRACINCPPMVSHFQLLYDLALSLCSSVPKNIANKPRSSRLKEKNKDEGEMLIKELFCQDMMHNNSLLHSLGKGSSIVVLPQNSLNLSVSPNSQDGFHFTANFRFPGLCRANVESKTSSCNVHYDFSLHGVHVKERLCDLKETPFSLGNSNDIHSMGHTDPDVKKASQYQQGLFTCVTCGILCFTCVAIVQPTKATAQYLKSADCSIFNDGGIAGIDHSPISDGTNPLTNSCSGMVQKYGLVDIPPCTGNRVRALDDESLEMDSNDEASKGPSSLGLLALAYGNSSDSEENEDEEDFRVKARGTGESSYLDNGHACETANSNINGGKVVDSHKSDSYTNFGLARETCNGTNHRSSDSDKIQTDNCAVIDSNSLIDGSRHQRILNTLNSKPVAYESKTTMSTGSVSVENTSLSFYPRSDEDSSRFHVFCLQHSMEVEKQLNLIGGAHVFLVCHPDYPSLESQAKIVAEELENGYLWNEIAFREANEEDEERIQLALESENSIHGNGDWAVKMGINLFYSANLSRSPLYCKQMPYNSVLYSAFGRRCPVNVSSAKSEFEGKGSGRQKKIVVAGKWCGKVWMSSQAHPLLVDQNLEELELEKGIAALVDWPDLRSEKLSECYQAAETTSKTSKSRRKRKSTVENGSHVTAISLEAENVDEPPQDHALSKSRKQVKSKCQTKRLKKEITEAENLNESAEEFPISNGWTQVRSKSRTKRVEKKRSEDEKFDESFENLPIGNFCKQIKSKRGTKRLKEETNDSKNLDEPAEESPTSISCKLTKSNFGMRPMKETREHKKNHENIEKLSKLLIDDFDGGPSTRLRKRGANARKDIDSRSSKSKTTVKKLQTDTNTKKRPTMKASATSTNKVAKARDEENEHLCDIEGCTMSFGSKHELTMHKRNICPVKGCGKKFFSHKYLVQHRRVHLDDRPLKCPWKGCKMSFKWAWARTEHIRVHTGARPYVCTESGCGQTFRFVSDFSRHKRKTGHNPKKARR; from the exons ATGGCGGCTGAAGTGAATTGTGGTGCGAGTTTTGAGGTCCCTCCATGGTTAAAATCTATGCCAGTGGCGCCAGAGTACCACCCCACTTTAGCTGAGTTTCAAGATCCAATTGGGTACATTTTCAAGATTGAAAAAGAGGCCGCTAAATATGGTATTTGCAAAATTGTCCCCCCTGTGCCTGCAGGTTCCAGGAAAACTGTTATTGCTAATTTTAACAGGTCTCTTCTAGCCCGGGCAAAAGAGTTGAGTCCGGGCGCAACTTTTACCACACGGCAACAGCAAATCGGGTTCTGCCCCAGGAAGCACCGCCCCGTGAAGAAATCGGTGTGGTTGAGTGGTGAAAAGTATACCTTGTCAGAGTTTGAGACAAAGGCTAAGAGTTTTGAAAAGAGTTACTTGAAAAAGTATGGAAAAAAGGAGTTACTTGCATTGGAAATGGAGACCCTTTTTTGGAATGCCACTGTAGATAAGCCCTTCTATGTGGAGTACGCAAATGACATGCCAGGATCGGCTTTTGTGACAAGGAGGAGTAATGGCAAAAAGAGTGAAGGTGTGGTGACTGTGGGAGAGACCGATTGGAACATGAGGGGAGTGTCCAGGGTGAGTGTATCTTTGTTGAGGTTCATGAAGGAGGAGATTCCTGGAGTGACTTCGCCTATGGTTTATATCGCAATGATGTTTAGCTGGTTTGCGTGGCATGTGGAGGATCATGATTTTCATAgcttgaattatttacatatggGTGCTGGAAAGACATGGTATGGTGTGCCACACGAGGCAGCTTTCGCATTTGAGGACGTGATTAGTGAACACGGATATGCTGGAGAAATCAATCCACTTG TGACATTTGCTACACTTGGTGAGAAGACAACAGTCATGTCTCCTGAAGTGCTTCTTAATGCTGGTGTTCCATGCTGCAG GTTGGTGCAAAATGCTGGAGAATTTGTTGTGACTTTTCCAAGAGCCTATCACTCAGGGTTCAGTCATG GATTTAATTGTGGAGAGGCAGCTAATATTGCTACTCCTGAATGGTTGAGAGTTGCGAAAGATGCTGCAATTCGCAGGGCATGTATTAATTGTCCTCCAATGGTGTCTCACTTCCAGTTACTGTATGATCTAGCACTTTCATTATGTTCAAG CGTACCGAAGAATATTGCCAACAAACCACGGAGTTCTCGATTAAAGGAGAAAAACAAGGACGAAGGAGAGATGTTGATCAAAGAGCTTTTTTGCCAGGATATGATGCATAATAACAGTCTGCTCCACTCTCTTGGAAAAGGATCATCTATCGTCGTTCTTCCTCAAAATTCTCTGAATCTCTCAGTGTCCCCAAATTCTCAGGATGGATTCCATTTTACAGCAAACTTTAGGTTCCCAGGATTATGCAGAGCTAATGTTGAATCGAAGACTTCAAGCTGCAATGTTCATTATGATTTTAGTCTACACGGGGTGCACGTTAAAGAGAGGCTCTGTGATCTAAAGGAAACCCCTTTTTCTTTAGGTAATAGTAATGACATACATTCTATGGGGCATACTGATCCCGATGTAAAGAAGGCTTCTCAATATCAGCAGGGATTGTTTACATGTGTCACTTGTGGAATTCTGTGTTTCACATGTGTAGCCATAGTTCAACCCACAAAGGCCACTGCTCAGTACCTGAAGTCAGCCGATTGTAGCATATTTAATGATGGGGGTATAGCTGGTATCGACCACAGTCCCATAAGTGATGGTACAAATCCTCTAACAAATTCTTGTTCAG GGATGGTGCAGAAATATGGACTTGTTGATATCCCACCATGTACAGGTAATCGAGTTCGAGCTTTGGATGATGAAAGTTTAGAAATGGATTCTAATGATGAAGCAAGTAAAGGCCCTTCGTCTCTTGGCCTATTAGCTTTGGCATATGGTAATTCCTCTGATTCCGAGGAGAATGAGGATGAAGAAGATTTTCGTGTCAAAGCCAGGGGAACTGGTGAAAGCAGCTACTTGGACAATGGACATGCTTGTGAGACTGCCAATTCAAATATTAATGGCGGAAAAGTAGTTGATTCGCACAAATCTGATTCCTACACAAATTTTGGCCTAGCTAGAGAAACATGCAATGGAACAAATCACCGAAGTTCTGACTCGGATAAGATTCAAACCGATAACTGTGCAGTGATTGACTCTAACTCTTTAATTGATGGGTCAAGACATCAAAGAATACTTAACACGCTAAATAGTAAACCTGTCGCCTATGAGAGCAAAACAACAATGAGCACTGGTTCTGTATCAGTGGAAAATACATCTTTGTCCTTTTACCCTAGATCTGATGAGGACTCTTCTCGATTCCATGTATTCTGCCTTCAGCATTCCATGGAAGTGGAAAAGCAGCTTAATTTGATTGGTGGTGCGCATGTTTTCCTTGTCTGTCATCCTG ACTATCCCAGTTTAGAATCTCAAGCGAAAATAGTTGCAGAAGAACTGGAAAACGGCTACCTCTGGAATGAAATTGCATTCAGGGAGGCCAATGAGGAGGACGAAGAAAGGATACAGTTAGCTTTAGAAAGTGAAAACTCCATACACGGAAATGGAGACTGGGCGGTGAAAATGGGCATCAACCTTTTCTACAGTGCGAATCTTAGTCGCTCCCCTCTCTACTGTAAACAGATGCCATACAACTCTGTTCTATATAGTGCTTTTGGACGCAGATGCCCAGTTAATGTTTCATCAGCAAAGAGCGAGTTTGAAGGAAAGGGATCAGGCAGGCAGAAAAAGATAGTTGTTGCCGGAAAATGGTGCGGCAAAGTGTGGATGTCTAGCCAGGCTCATCCGCTGTTGGTTGACCAGAATTTAGAAGAACTGGAACTGGAAAAGGGGATTGCTGCCCTGGTAGATTGGCCTGATCTGAGATCCGAGAAGCTATCGGAATGCTACCAAGCTGCTGAAACAACTTCTAAAACCAGCAAAAGCAGAAGAAAGAGGAAAAGCACGGTGGAAAATGGCTCACATGTGACAGCCATATCTCTTGAGGCGGAAAATGTGGATGAACCACCTCAAGATCACGCACTCAGTAAAAGCCGTAAGCAAGTTAAAAGTAAGTGTCAGACCAAACGATTGAAGAAAGAGATTACTGAGGCTGAAAATTTGAATGAATCTGCTGAAGAATTTCCAATCAGTAACGGTTGGACTCAAGTTAGGAGCAAGAGTAGAACCAAGCGAGTGGAGAAAAAGAGGTCTGAGGATGAAAAGTTTGATGAATCTTTTGAAAACCTTCCAATTGGCAACTTTTGTAAGCAAATTAAGAGCAAGCGTGGAACCAAAAGATTGAAGGAAGAGACTAATGACTCCAAAAATTTGGATGAACCGGCCGAAGAATCCCCAACAAGCATCTCTTGCAAGCTAACTAAGAGTAATTTTGGAATGAGGCCAATGAAGGAGACTCGtgagcataaaaaaaatcatgagaACATCGAGAAGTTGTCCAAATTActcattgatgatttcgatGGTGGGCCCAGCACACGACTAAGGAAAAGAGGTGCAAATGCTCGTAAAGATATAGATTCCAGATCGAGTAAATCAAAAACAACAGTAAAGAAATTGCAAACAGATACAAATACAAAGAAACGTCCAACCATGAAAGCTTCTGCCACTTCTACTAACAAGGTAGCAAAAGCCAGAGATGAGGAAAACGAACATCTATGTGATATTGAGGGGTGCACCATGAGTTTTGGATCGAAACACGAGCTGACCATGCACAAAAGAAACATCTGCCCGGTGAAGGGATGTGGGAAAAAGTTCTTTTCCCACAAATATTTGGTGCAGCACCGACGTGTTCATCTTGATGACCGTCCTCTGAAATGTCCCTGGAAAGGCTGCAAGATGTCATTTAAGTGGGCATGGGCGAGGACCGAACATATTAGAGTTCACACGGGAGCTCGACCCTATGTTTGCACCGAGTCAGGGTGTGGCCAGACATTTCGGTTTGTGTCGGACTTCAGTCGCCACAAACGGAAGACAGGCCATAATCCAAAGAAAGCTAGAAGATGA
- the LOC140809020 gene encoding uncharacterized protein At3g17950-like, with protein sequence MVLVPPPSSPSASSLSSSDLDTESTGSFFHDGSTTLGTLMGVNLQAITFRAAYHRENSISTATLARRSRKPEKVRGVVARQRRRWWMLCGEEEGEDVRRASLGEYLEVERRFGDCSVAVELAEGIVIGQPRNGLALFADGRVLPPANFVEESSQEAASGSCRFSALVAVDR encoded by the exons ATGGTGTTGGTGCCGCCACCCTCCTCCCCCTCCGCTTCTTCCCTGTCTTCTTCTGATCTCGACACAGAG TCGACAGGATCATTCTTCCACGATGGAAGTACAACACTAGGCACCCTTATGGGCGTGAACCTCCAGGCCATCACCTTCAGGGCCGCATACCACCGGGAGAATTCCATCTCCACGGCGACATTGGCCCGGAGGAGCAGGAAACCTGAGAAAGTCCGGGGGGTGGTGGCACGGCAGAGGAGAAGGTGGTGGATGCTTTGTGGGGAAGAAGAGGGTGAAGACGTCCGAAGGGCGTCTCTGGGGGAGTATTTGGAAGTGGAGAGGAGGTTTGGAGACTGCAGCGTGGCGGTGGAGCTGGCAGAAGGGATCGTTATAGGACAACCACGTAATGGGCTGGCTTTGTTCGCTGATGGGAGGGTCTTACCTCCGGCGAATTTCGTGGAAGAGTCCTCGCAGGAGGCGGCGTCGGGGAGTTGTAGATTCTCGGCATTGGTGGCGGTGGATCGGTGA